The Glycine soja cultivar W05 chromosome 4, ASM419377v2, whole genome shotgun sequence genomic sequence AAAGCAAGGAATATAAATGCACAAGAAATAATAGCATAACGTTTATTATTACCATCCAAGAAGAAGTAAAAAGCGAGCTTTTGGGGCCGAAGGGAGTCGCTCACCCAAAGCAAGCATCCCAGCAAGTACACCAGTCAAAATAGATGCCACTGCGGCACATGTAGAAACTACAATAGCCCTCCCATGTTTTAGACCACGTGTCTGCATGTTGGGGAAGTAAATACAGAAGAGGTTAGTGTATCTAAAATTCGCAAAGCAGAACTTGGACAAATATCAAGCCAGTTTGACTGAAATCCCACCTTCCCAGCATCCATAGATTGAAATGTCCCATAGGCTTAAGAGATGTAACAGTTCGCAAAAAAGTAAACAACATGAAAGATGTCTTCACAATACCTGGTAGTAAAAGCCTGTACCACTTGAACAGACACTTATGATGATGCAAATAGGAACCAACAGCTTGGGGAAGCCTTGCTCCAAGAACAGAAACCCCATCTTTGATATTACAGATGCCATCCTGCATTTTCATAATAACACAATTAAGAGTAAGGGCTTATGATCAACTTGTGTTCTCTCTCTGTGTAAATAATAGTCTCTCTGatcctttatataaaaaaataaaaaacaagagtACATTTTTTTGGTCCTTATTATATGAAACATGGACCTACTTTTAGATGTGTTAATTGTTAATTCTCTTTTATACCCTAATTTATTATGAATGCTATTAACGAGAGATGCCCACTCATTCTCCATGCAAATGGATGCTTTTATTAACTTGTTGACAATACAAGATACAATCAttggtggaaaaaaaaattataccttgAGTTATGTGTAGCATCATTAAATATTACCACTACTGAGatcatttaattatatggtTACTTTTggaatgaaatttaaattctagcattattaattaaaactaactaACCTACTTTTATTGGTCttgatgaattaattatttgtttcttatataaagGACCGGAGGTTGTATCTTATAATCTTATTATCTGCTAGTTTTGTCCATAGCCAATAGAAAGTAATGACACAATAAAAACTGATAAATGTAAAAACTAAGCTTTAGGCTACACAAATAAATTTGCAGTTATAGTATAACATTGACTATTTTTAAGAAGCtgataattaagaagaaaacataTCATGTTTGTTATAAATGGAAAGGAATGATCACATTGAGGTATTTGTTTACATATGCTACAGAATAGAGTTGTGTCTATGATCTCTCTGACTGTGTTAATCTGCTGATAATTGTTTTGAAGCAACTTCCAGTTCTTGTATACACTATACAGATAGAAAGGACAGTTTTGttgcatttattttttcctttcccttttctacTCTACATGACTTGTTATCCTACTAGCTGCATTATTCACTCCAaagcattattttttaaaagaaaaaagatattgaCATGTTCAGATAATAACATTAAGGGTAAAACACTTAATTGTCATAATCTTTATGACAACATTAAGGAGTTGAGGTAAATGAAGGAAGTGAAATATGTCCATCTGAGAccacaatatataaatatagtagGGAAGTAACAGTACCCAAACAAAATTCCAGATTCCAAGCCGTAAATAATTTCCTCAACAACATCATATTCCATCTGCATCACTTAAAAATGTCAAGCAATGGAAGAATAATAAAGGACAATATATCTCATTAGATTACCATAAAAGGTATAAACATGTAATAAAGCTTCCCATCATGATTAAAGCATGAATTaccatctcttgttctcttCGATTACGTTTGAATATACGAAGCCATCCATTAAGCATTATCTGTACAAGTGTTTCTAACAATTAGGAACAATAACTATTTCATAAGATAGTAATTTTACTTTGTTGCACCCATGACCCCACACTCTTTAAAGAAAAGTTAAGCCAATAAAAATACTATTActactaataaaataatgtatcTAAACTACGAGTCTTGTAATCATGCAATCAGGTTTGCAAAACAATAAATCATAACTCTGCATAATTAGTTCCAAGAGACCACAGTAATGTCTTCCTGTTGACTTCAAACAAAATTGGTAATTAATGGACCAAAGCATAAGACAGGGTACCTACAAACAAGATGAAAACAACAAATGCCAGCCACGGTATGTGGAAAATAGATAGAGCAGCAGCCTCTTGCTCCTCACCTCCAGCACCAACTCCTAAATATAGAGGAGCATACAATAGTTAACAAATTGGAGAAATGAACATAAATCATACATCAACAGAATGACACATGATGTTAGTAACTGATtgcaaaagttaatttttttataagctgctagaataaaaaaggaaaattccaTGAAATCTCTATCCATTGCTACAAAACACAAGTGCATACTGCACcatacagaaaaataaaatggtcaACCATAACTTTTAGGTTTAGGTTCAAATTCTGACCTGTATAAAAACCTAGAAATTCTGTTAGTCTGATCATAATCAACAAAATGAATAGTTAATAAATGCACAAGACTTTTCTTTCAGTGACTTGTGTTACTTGATAACACAACACAAACAGAGAGACAGACCAATATAAACAGAATATAGACATTTTATAATTACTTCAACAGTCATGTTCCTTGGTGTGTTAAAGGaaataaaagcaattaaactGAACACTCTACTTTGGCAATCTAAAACTTACATTACCTATTGTGCCAAAACCTGCCAAGGTAATGCCCACCCAATCAACAACATTCATGACTTCCTTgagataaaaatgagaaaagactGAGAGAATTGCCAGTCCACAGCCAGAAACTGGTTGGATGACAGAGACCTAAATCAGAAAAACAACCAAATTACACGTGACAAAAATCTAGGCAAAAGACCAGAAGACCCTGCTAATGATATAGAAATATCCCTTCAAATTCAAACTCTAGTTTTCTTCtgcattatttttctattataagTATAGTAAGATCACTTACAGGCGCAAGAGCTAATGCCCTTAACATCAACAGTGCCCCAAATATATCCATTAGAAAACCTATCACCCAGGTTTTGTTCAAAGCATATGCCCTTATGAcctgcaaacacaattttttttataaaaaaaacaaatagaaatgTTAATCCTTAATCAAACAGTGAATTCCTGATGCTTCAACGAAAAATTGGATCTTTACCCAATTTTCCTCCACCCAAAATCCCTCGTTCATACATATGCACGTGCATGTACCCAATTTCACCGTTTACAAAAATACAACCGCAAAAACGATGGCAAACGGGAACCAAATCATGGGCatatgaaaatggaaaagaaagaaacaagttaaaagaaaaagaaaagaaagtggaattaagaaaagagaaacaTGCCTTGAGcttgaaagagagagggggaagAATGACGGTGCCCTTCTTCTGAAGGATTTTGCCGATGTTGTTGCCGGCGGTGGCAACCACCGTCAAAACAATTGATTCCCACATTCTCTTCGACCCTTTCTTCCTCCCTCTGCTCTTCGTGCCCGCCccagtttttgttttgtttcgaGGATTTGTTAAttgtgattaattatttattcaatacTATCATTCTTTAAACGGTTTTCAGAGGAgtgattacaaaattaaaaccaCTGTTATGttttaatgtataaattaataaaattatattatgattaaaattaaaatctattataaatatacatacacacaaaaaaaatacctttaaatatatattattgatatttttaaaaaatattaaaatttcattttgaaataCAGTCAAAATTTAAGAGGATGTTAATATGAGATAGTccagaagaatatttttttaatcaattatggAGTAATGTGTGaaatgaattttcaaataaaaaagaaaaaaaattaaaaatatctaattaagACACCAATTAGGTTAATATAATAAGATTTATCTTAGAGTTCGAAATTTGATTAGTACTTTATGTGGAAATAGATTTTATTGGAAGGAGAATATCAATTGTGTGTACTcacaattaagataaaaaatttgacaaaaataacTTCCTACTAATATTATGACAAGAAAAAACTTGAAACaaattagattattttaaatgatttattatatatataattaattaattataatcaaaatcaatttttagatGTGTGCTTGATACAATTTATTCCTAGCTTAACTTTTTTCCTTATAAGGAAAAATCGAGTCAAACACTTATAAATACTATTATAAGATTTAAATGTGATCGTTTGAAAATTAGTTTCAAATaagttgaatttaattttttttcattagctTTTTTATATGCTACTTATTCTGAATAATTtaccttttaaaaataagtgacttattttttaaagtattttttgtaTAATGTATGTTTAGCCCAACTCTTCT encodes the following:
- the LOC114408833 gene encoding probable magnesium transporter NIPA9 isoform X2, encoding MNEGFWVEENWVIRAYALNKTWVIGFLMDIFGALLMLRALALAPVSVIQPVSGCGLAILSVFSHFYLKEVMNVVDWVGITLAGFGTIGVGAGGEEQEAAALSIFHIPWLAFVVFILFIMLNGWLRIFKRNRREQEMMEYDVVEEIIYGLESGILFGMASVISKMGFLFLEQGFPKLLVPICIIISVCSSGTGFYYQTRGLKHGRAIVVSTCAAVASILTGVLAGMLALGERLPSAPKARFLLLLGWLLIIVGVILLVGSTKLVRFFRFSSHHFKRSSVDKNYGPRRSGTSRVREPSPTAVIQAATLNHLLSSSSKEKA
- the LOC114408833 gene encoding probable magnesium transporter NIPA9 isoform X1 translates to MWESIVLTVVATAGNNIGKILQKKGTVILPPLSFKLKVIRAYALNKTWVIGFLMDIFGALLMLRALALAPVSVIQPVSGCGLAILSVFSHFYLKEVMNVVDWVGITLAGFGTIGVGAGGEEQEAAALSIFHIPWLAFVVFILFIMLNGWLRIFKRNRREQEMMEYDVVEEIIYGLESGILFGMASVISKMGFLFLEQGFPKLLVPICIIISVCSSGTGFYYQTRGLKHGRAIVVSTCAAVASILTGVLAGMLALGERLPSAPKARFLLLLGWLLIIVGVILLVGSTKLVRFFRFSSHHFKRSSVDKNYGPRRSGTSRVREPSPTAVIQAATLNHLLSSSSKEKA